The following are encoded together in the Streptomyces sp. NBC_00341 genome:
- a CDS encoding carbohydrate ABC transporter permease → MTITSHTHVPETALPAPTVHRAPKRASRFRPGAGKQLNGGPFAYIALAVVGIGSLLPLYWTLVAASHTQDEVLASTPPFLPGGRLMHNLDAAWTQAHLGKAIVNSVIVSGCITVATLFFCTLAGYAFAKMRFRGRGALMTGVILTLTIPPQLSVVPLFMMMADLGWGGNLESVIFPTLVSAFGVFFMRQYLLEALPYELIEAAKIDGANNFRIVLSIVLPVARPAMMVLGMLTFVQAWNDFFWPYLALNQQNPTLQVALGQLSASYTPDQSIVMAGALISTLPLLVVFVVFGKRIVGGIMSGAVKG, encoded by the coding sequence ATGACCATCACCAGCCACACCCACGTTCCGGAGACCGCCCTCCCGGCACCAACCGTGCACCGCGCGCCGAAGCGCGCGAGCCGCTTCAGGCCCGGCGCGGGCAAGCAGCTGAACGGCGGTCCGTTCGCCTACATCGCGCTGGCCGTCGTCGGCATCGGATCGCTGCTGCCGCTGTACTGGACCCTGGTGGCCGCGTCCCACACCCAGGACGAAGTACTGGCCTCCACACCGCCGTTCCTGCCGGGTGGCCGGCTGATGCACAACCTCGACGCCGCCTGGACCCAGGCCCATCTGGGCAAGGCGATCGTCAACAGCGTCATCGTCTCCGGCTGCATCACGGTGGCGACGCTCTTCTTCTGCACCCTGGCCGGGTACGCCTTCGCCAAGATGCGGTTCCGGGGCCGTGGCGCCCTGATGACCGGTGTCATCCTGACCCTGACGATCCCGCCGCAGCTCAGCGTCGTCCCGCTGTTCATGATGATGGCCGACCTCGGCTGGGGCGGGAACCTGGAGTCGGTGATCTTCCCGACCCTGGTCAGCGCGTTCGGTGTGTTCTTCATGCGGCAGTACCTGCTGGAGGCGCTCCCGTACGAGCTGATCGAGGCCGCCAAGATCGACGGGGCGAACAACTTCCGTATCGTGCTGAGCATCGTGCTGCCGGTGGCCCGCCCGGCGATGATGGTGCTCGGCATGCTCACCTTCGTCCAGGCGTGGAACGACTTCTTCTGGCCCTACCTCGCACTGAACCAGCAGAACCCCACGCTCCAGGTGGCCCTCGGCCAGCTGAGCGCCTCCTACACCCCCGACCAGAGCATCGTGATGGCCGGCGCGCTGATCAGCACGCTGCCACTGCTCGTGGTGTTCGTGGTCTTCGGCAAGCGGATCGTCGGCGGGATCATGTCCGGCGCCGTCAAGGGCTGA
- a CDS encoding carbohydrate ABC transporter permease, producing the protein MATSTPTRDAYAPPPRGSQQKPVNARRQMWRSRLWRFDDKASPYAYIAPFFLVFAAFGLYPLVYTGWIALHRVEMTGLDQMEWVGWANFDRILHDAEFWTAVTNTFLIGVMSTVPQLLVALGLAHLLNYKLRASTFWRTIILTPYATSVASAALVFALVFRADGGLLNWVLHFVGLGHTNWANGEWTSKIAISVIVIWRWTGYNTLIYLAAMQAVPSDLYEAASLDGASRWQQFRKVTIPSLRPTILFTIVISTIGAMQLFGEPLLLEGGAIGATGGTENQYETLSVYLYNYGWHLGHLGPAAAVAWAMLALLLIIAGINWLFGRFVRKSAV; encoded by the coding sequence GTGGCCACCTCGACTCCCACCCGGGACGCATACGCACCGCCGCCCCGCGGCTCGCAGCAGAAACCGGTGAACGCCCGCCGGCAGATGTGGCGGAGCCGGCTCTGGCGCTTCGACGACAAGGCGTCGCCGTACGCCTACATAGCCCCGTTCTTCCTCGTCTTCGCCGCCTTCGGGCTCTATCCGCTGGTCTACACCGGCTGGATCGCCCTGCACCGGGTGGAGATGACCGGCCTGGACCAGATGGAGTGGGTCGGCTGGGCGAACTTCGACAGGATCCTGCACGACGCGGAGTTCTGGACGGCCGTCACCAACACCTTCCTGATCGGTGTCATGTCGACGGTCCCGCAGCTGCTCGTCGCGCTCGGCCTGGCCCACCTGCTGAACTACAAACTCCGCGCCAGCACCTTCTGGCGGACGATCATCCTCACCCCGTACGCCACCTCTGTGGCCTCCGCGGCCCTCGTCTTCGCCCTGGTCTTCCGGGCCGACGGCGGACTGCTGAACTGGGTGCTGCACTTCGTCGGTCTCGGTCACACGAACTGGGCGAACGGCGAATGGACGTCGAAGATCGCCATCTCGGTCATCGTGATCTGGCGCTGGACCGGCTACAACACCCTGATCTACCTGGCGGCGATGCAGGCCGTGCCGTCCGATCTGTACGAGGCCGCCTCGCTCGACGGCGCCTCGCGCTGGCAGCAGTTCCGCAAGGTGACCATCCCCTCGCTGCGGCCCACGATCCTGTTCACGATCGTCATCTCGACCATCGGTGCCATGCAGCTCTTCGGTGAACCCCTGCTGCTGGAGGGCGGCGCCATCGGCGCGACCGGCGGAACCGAGAATCAGTACGAGACCCTCAGCGTCTACCTCTACAACTACGGCTGGCACCTCGGGCATCTCGGTCCGGCCGCCGCGGTCGCCTGGGCGATGCTCGCCCTCCTGCTGATCATCGCCGGGATCAACTGGCTGTTCGGCCGCTTCGTACGCAAATCCGCGGTCTGA
- a CDS encoding extracellular solute-binding protein produces the protein MRITRTVAGRSRRAAVLVTTGLTASALLLTGCSSDSDSSDTSSDANGKITLTVADYGQFGYKEAGLFAKYHELHPNITVKEDTTAEEKNYYPKLLQQLTSGSGLADVQGVEVGRIKEVVDTKADQFADLSKVIDVDDWVSWKEKQATTKDGKVIGAGTDIGPMSLCYNTELFKKAGLPTDRKAVAAKFAGGWEDYLKLGEEYQKNAPAKTYFMDSASAMFNAVVSSNPKQYYDESGKPIYKDSPGVKQGWDLAAEAADKKLTQGLAQFGDPWKAALRKSTMATVVCPAWMAAQISDAAGEGNKGKWDITTAPGETASNWGGSFLGVPTAGKHVKEAGELVKWLTAPEQQAAVFKATGLFPSNKGAYDLADVKTGKLPYFNDAPIGEIYADEAKSIPETVLGPKDADIKDAISTQINNMEQRGTSPDKAWDTAVDKIDKVIG, from the coding sequence ATGCGTATCACCCGCACCGTCGCCGGCCGAAGCCGCAGAGCCGCGGTTCTGGTCACCACGGGCCTGACAGCCTCGGCCCTGTTGCTGACCGGCTGCAGCAGCGACTCGGACTCATCGGACACGAGCTCCGATGCGAACGGGAAGATCACGCTGACCGTCGCCGACTACGGGCAGTTCGGCTACAAGGAAGCCGGCCTCTTCGCCAAGTACCACGAGCTGCACCCGAACATCACGGTGAAGGAAGACACCACCGCCGAAGAGAAGAACTACTACCCCAAGCTGCTCCAGCAGCTGACGTCCGGCAGTGGACTGGCCGATGTCCAGGGTGTCGAGGTCGGCCGCATCAAGGAGGTCGTCGACACCAAGGCGGACCAGTTCGCCGACCTCAGCAAGGTGATCGACGTCGACGACTGGGTGTCCTGGAAGGAGAAGCAGGCCACCACCAAGGACGGCAAGGTGATCGGCGCGGGCACCGACATCGGCCCGATGTCGCTCTGCTACAACACCGAGCTGTTCAAGAAGGCCGGCCTGCCGACCGACCGCAAGGCGGTCGCCGCCAAGTTCGCCGGTGGCTGGGAGGACTACCTCAAGCTCGGTGAGGAGTACCAGAAGAACGCCCCGGCGAAGACCTACTTCATGGACTCCGCGAGCGCGATGTTCAACGCCGTGGTCAGCTCGAACCCGAAGCAGTACTACGACGAGTCCGGCAAGCCGATCTACAAGGACAGCCCCGGCGTCAAGCAGGGCTGGGACCTCGCCGCGGAGGCCGCCGACAAGAAGCTGACCCAGGGCCTCGCCCAGTTCGGCGACCCGTGGAAGGCCGCTCTGCGCAAGAGCACCATGGCCACCGTGGTCTGCCCCGCCTGGATGGCCGCCCAGATCTCGGACGCCGCCGGTGAGGGCAACAAGGGCAAGTGGGACATCACCACCGCCCCCGGTGAGACCGCGTCCAACTGGGGCGGCTCCTTCCTCGGCGTCCCGACGGCGGGCAAGCACGTCAAGGAGGCCGGCGAGCTCGTCAAGTGGCTGACCGCCCCCGAGCAGCAGGCCGCCGTCTTCAAGGCGACCGGTCTCTTCCCGTCCAACAAGGGCGCGTACGACCTGGCCGACGTGAAGACCGGCAAGCTCCCGTACTTCAACGACGCGCCGATCGGTGAGATCTACGCCGACGAGGCCAAGTCCATCCCCGAGACCGTTCTCGGTCCGAAGGACGCCGACATCAAGGACGCCATCTCCACCCAGATCAACAACATGGAGCAGCGCGGAACCAGCCCCGACAAGGCCTGGGACACAGCGGTCGACAAGATCGACAAGGTGATCGGCTGA
- the aspT gene encoding aspartate-alanine antiporter produces the protein MGVIRDHPELALFLCLSLGYLVGKIRVGPITLGGICGTLIVALLIGTRHVSVNDDVKTVFFALFIFSLGYLAGPQFFANLNRSSLRFFALCLIELVCVLGIAFGIAKAFDLDVGTASGILAGAATESAVVGTATEAIGKLDDLSQSQITQYQGHVATAYTVCYLFGLITIVLFTSQIMPMLLRINLADASRELWEKMRGGAAGLEEDEREALPRTVGRTFLVTHADGRRIGDLEAGLKNAVTVEGVKRGSKVLDPSPDLELTLSDLVQVVGRRSAIITAGREIGPETPAVPGLDTPLATTQVAVTEKATAGSTIAHLEQTHPEFRKDGVYITDVLRNDQHLPASAETTVQRGDVLTLVGARAGLNRLVAKIGAVVKNDTTDYIYLGLGIVAGSLLGQIVVRIGDIPLSLGTGGGCLITGLLFGWFRSRKQTFGAFPPQAANTLKDLGLAVFIACTGLTAGPQAWPLLKEYGALLPFAGIAMVLIPASISLIVGLKLLRIEKPLLIGAIAGQQCSTPAITSITQVAQSSVPLLGYTITYALSNFLLPLTGPILVGVLGS, from the coding sequence ATGGGAGTCATCCGAGACCATCCCGAGCTCGCGCTCTTTCTCTGCCTGTCCCTCGGCTACCTGGTCGGCAAGATCCGCGTCGGCCCGATCACCCTCGGCGGCATCTGCGGGACACTGATCGTCGCGCTGCTGATCGGCACCCGGCACGTCAGCGTCAACGACGACGTCAAGACCGTCTTCTTCGCGCTGTTCATCTTCTCGCTGGGCTACCTGGCCGGGCCGCAGTTCTTCGCCAACCTCAACCGCAGCAGCCTGCGCTTCTTCGCCCTCTGCCTGATCGAGCTGGTCTGCGTGCTCGGCATCGCCTTCGGCATCGCCAAGGCGTTCGACCTCGACGTGGGCACCGCCTCGGGCATCCTGGCGGGCGCGGCGACCGAGTCCGCGGTCGTCGGCACCGCCACCGAGGCCATCGGCAAGCTCGATGACCTGAGCCAGAGCCAGATCACCCAGTACCAGGGGCACGTCGCCACCGCGTACACCGTCTGCTACCTCTTCGGCCTGATCACCATCGTGCTGTTCACCAGCCAGATCATGCCGATGCTGCTGCGCATCAACCTCGCCGACGCCTCGCGCGAGCTGTGGGAGAAGATGCGCGGCGGGGCCGCCGGCCTGGAGGAGGACGAGCGGGAGGCGCTGCCGAGGACCGTCGGCCGCACCTTCCTGGTGACGCACGCGGACGGCCGCCGGATCGGCGATCTGGAGGCCGGCCTCAAGAACGCCGTCACCGTCGAGGGCGTCAAGCGCGGCAGCAAGGTGCTCGACCCCTCCCCCGATCTGGAACTGACCCTGAGCGACCTGGTCCAGGTCGTCGGACGGCGCTCCGCCATCATCACGGCCGGCCGGGAGATCGGCCCCGAGACACCGGCGGTACCCGGGCTCGACACCCCCCTGGCCACCACCCAGGTCGCGGTGACCGAGAAGGCCACCGCGGGCTCGACCATCGCCCACCTGGAGCAGACCCATCCCGAGTTCCGCAAGGACGGGGTGTACATCACCGATGTGCTGCGCAACGACCAGCATCTGCCCGCCTCGGCCGAGACCACGGTCCAGCGCGGTGACGTACTGACGCTGGTCGGTGCCCGTGCCGGGCTCAACCGGCTCGTCGCGAAGATCGGTGCCGTCGTCAAGAACGACACGACCGACTACATCTATCTCGGCCTCGGCATCGTGGCGGGCTCGCTGCTCGGCCAGATCGTCGTACGGATCGGTGACATCCCGCTGTCGCTCGGCACCGGCGGCGGCTGCCTGATCACCGGGCTGCTCTTCGGCTGGTTCCGCTCCCGCAAGCAGACCTTCGGGGCCTTCCCGCCGCAGGCAGCGAACACCCTGAAGGACCTGGGCCTGGCCGTCTTCATCGCCTGCACCGGGCTGACCGCCGGACCGCAGGCCTGGCCGCTGCTGAAGGAGTACGGCGCGCTGCTGCCGTTCGCCGGCATCGCCATGGTGCTGATCCCCGCGTCCATCTCACTGATCGTCGGGCTGAAGCTCCTGCGGATCGAGAAACCCCTGTTGATCGGGGCCATCGCGGGACAGCAGTGCTCGACCCCGGCGATCACCTCCATCACCCAGGTCGCACAGAGCTCCGTACCGCTGCTCGGCTACACGATCACGTACGCGCTCTCGAACTTCCTGCTGCCACTCACCGGACCGATCCTCGTCGGGGTCCTGGGGTCCTAG
- the aspT gene encoding aspartate-alanine antiporter: protein MIDFLNRNIFTPHPELLVFLVVAFGFLIGRIRYKAIALGAVTGCLVAGLVLGAQFKVQIDGTVKNLFFIMFLFALGYRVGPQFFRGLRKDGLPQVVNAVVVCVSGLLISWLFAVMLGYGPGLGAGLMSGALTQSAAIGVAQDAIGTLPGLSAAQVKSEQNLVAVGYAVTYPLGTILCAMLLANVLPRLYRKNLAQESAELAAELDAPDDNPDEGEGYYETVLRAYRVERPDLVGRSIGDFENQQQALGRRVYITQVRREGTILPQAQTLVLRDGDTVAVSALRHDLVDFDARTHVGAEADDVALLGYRTETLHVVASEKAQLGRTVAELRQEPFMAGVYIEKIYRAGAEFPFRLSTPVERGDTLVLTGPERLVGPAGRELGKPVPTSFATDMIWVGLGIFLGGCIGIPALTAGGVPISLSTSGGGLIMGLVFGWIRGKYPTYGNVPPGAQWFMDTLGLCMFVAVVGINAGPSFTSGLSSAGWGLLLLGAVATVVPLLVGFLVGHYIQKIRFPILMGVLAGGQTTTAAIGAINETSRSQIPTLGYTIPYAVGNVLLTVWGAVIVILNH, encoded by the coding sequence ATGATCGATTTCCTGAACCGCAACATCTTCACTCCCCATCCCGAGCTGCTTGTCTTCCTGGTCGTCGCGTTCGGCTTCCTGATCGGCAGGATCCGCTACAAGGCCATCGCGCTGGGCGCGGTGACGGGCTGTCTGGTCGCCGGTCTGGTGCTGGGCGCGCAGTTCAAGGTCCAGATCGACGGGACGGTGAAGAACCTCTTCTTCATCATGTTCCTGTTCGCCCTCGGCTACCGGGTGGGACCGCAGTTCTTCCGCGGGCTGCGCAAGGACGGACTTCCGCAGGTCGTCAACGCGGTCGTCGTCTGCGTCTCCGGCCTGCTGATCTCCTGGCTCTTCGCCGTCATGCTCGGCTACGGGCCCGGCCTCGGCGCCGGCCTGATGAGCGGCGCGCTCACCCAGTCCGCGGCCATCGGCGTCGCCCAGGACGCCATCGGCACCCTGCCCGGACTCTCCGCCGCGCAGGTCAAGTCCGAGCAGAACCTGGTGGCGGTCGGCTACGCGGTGACGTATCCGCTCGGCACCATCCTGTGCGCGATGCTGCTCGCGAACGTACTGCCGCGGCTCTACCGCAAGAACCTGGCCCAGGAGAGCGCCGAGCTCGCCGCGGAGCTGGACGCGCCGGACGACAACCCGGACGAGGGCGAGGGCTACTACGAGACGGTGCTGCGCGCCTACCGGGTCGAGCGCCCCGATCTCGTCGGCCGCAGCATCGGGGACTTCGAGAACCAGCAGCAGGCGCTCGGCCGACGCGTCTACATCACCCAGGTCCGGCGCGAGGGAACGATCCTGCCGCAGGCCCAGACGCTGGTGCTGCGGGACGGCGACACCGTCGCGGTCAGCGCGCTGCGGCACGACCTGGTGGACTTCGACGCCCGTACCCATGTGGGCGCGGAGGCCGACGACGTGGCGCTGCTCGGGTACCGGACGGAGACCCTGCACGTGGTGGCGTCCGAGAAGGCCCAGCTGGGGCGGACGGTGGCGGAACTGCGCCAGGAGCCGTTCATGGCCGGTGTCTACATCGAGAAGATCTACCGGGCGGGCGCCGAATTCCCCTTCCGGCTCTCCACCCCCGTCGAGCGCGGCGACACCCTGGTGCTGACCGGTCCCGAACGGCTGGTCGGCCCGGCGGGGCGGGAGCTCGGCAAGCCGGTGCCGACGAGCTTCGCCACCGACATGATCTGGGTCGGCCTCGGCATCTTCCTCGGCGGCTGCATCGGCATTCCGGCGCTGACCGCGGGCGGGGTGCCGATCTCGCTCTCCACCTCGGGCGGCGGCCTCATCATGGGGCTGGTCTTCGGCTGGATCCGGGGCAAGTACCCGACGTACGGGAACGTGCCGCCGGGCGCCCAGTGGTTCATGGACACCCTCGGGCTGTGCATGTTCGTCGCGGTGGTCGGCATCAACGCCGGTCCCAGCTTCACCAGCGGGCTGTCCTCGGCGGGCTGGGGGCTGCTGCTCCTGGGCGCCGTCGCCACGGTCGTACCGCTGCTCGTCGGCTTCCTGGTGGGCCACTACATCCAGAAGATCAGATTCCCGATCCTGATGGGCGTGCTGGCCGGCGGCCAGACCACCACGGCGGCGATCGGCGCCATCAACGAGACCTCCAGGTCCCAGATCCCCACGCTCGGCTACACGATCCCGTACGCCGTCGGCAATGTGCTGCTGACCGTGTGGGGCGCCGTGATCGTGATCCTCAACCACTGA
- a CDS encoding bifunctional aspartate transaminase/aspartate 4-decarboxylase, whose protein sequence is MPKATLSRAEIRSFAQLSPFELKDKFISIAQAEQSDKPGQKGKAMRAMLNAGRGNPNWIATGPREAYHALGYFALSESRRVWTADNLGGMPEEAGCAERFATFVRTHPELPGIELLQASVDLAVKRFGFVPDSFVHELADSSIGDNYPVPGRILTHVEQVVRGYVADEMFDHRPPEGQHLSLFATEGGTAAMCYIFDSLMKNGILHKGDRIALMVPVFTPYLEIPELDTYGFDVVRVEANLFTETGVRQWRYPPEEIDKLADPSVKLVCCVNPSNPPSLALAPKVAEQIVSIVADRNPNLIVVTDDVYGTFVEGFRSLAADLPRNALLVYSYSKHYGATGWRLGVIGLHDDNVIDDMLRAQDAAQKARLESRYGTLSLEPEKIRFIDRLVADSRQVALNHTAGLSLPQQVMMTLFSLFDMLDEGQAYKARIRSIVRQRLELLLEGAHMKISEDPKRAAYYIELDLLAEAERTLGKEFADYLEQNYEPVDPLFRLAEQTSVVLLNGGGFDGPEWSVRVSLANLDDLDYLKIGHQLRAIFDEYAQEWRDSGAGAA, encoded by the coding sequence ATGCCCAAGGCCACCCTCAGCCGTGCCGAGATCCGCTCTTTCGCCCAGCTCAGCCCGTTCGAGCTGAAGGACAAGTTCATCAGCATCGCCCAGGCCGAGCAGAGCGACAAGCCCGGTCAGAAGGGCAAGGCGATGCGCGCCATGCTCAACGCGGGCCGCGGCAACCCCAACTGGATCGCCACCGGTCCCCGGGAGGCGTACCACGCACTCGGCTACTTCGCGCTCTCCGAGTCCCGCCGGGTCTGGACGGCCGACAACCTGGGCGGGATGCCGGAGGAGGCGGGCTGTGCGGAGCGCTTCGCCACCTTCGTCCGCACGCATCCTGAGCTGCCCGGGATCGAGCTGCTCCAGGCGAGCGTCGATCTGGCGGTCAAGCGGTTCGGCTTCGTGCCCGACTCCTTCGTGCACGAGCTGGCGGACTCCTCGATCGGGGACAACTACCCGGTGCCGGGGCGCATCCTGACGCACGTGGAGCAGGTCGTGCGCGGGTACGTGGCCGACGAGATGTTCGACCACCGGCCGCCGGAGGGCCAGCACCTGAGCCTGTTCGCGACCGAGGGCGGCACGGCGGCGATGTGCTACATCTTCGACTCGCTGATGAAGAACGGAATCCTGCACAAGGGCGACCGGATCGCCCTGATGGTGCCGGTGTTCACGCCGTACCTGGAGATTCCGGAGCTGGACACGTACGGCTTCGACGTCGTCCGCGTCGAGGCGAACCTGTTCACCGAGACCGGTGTGCGGCAGTGGCGCTACCCGCCGGAGGAGATCGACAAGCTGGCCGATCCGTCGGTCAAGCTGGTCTGCTGCGTCAACCCGAGCAACCCGCCCTCGCTCGCGCTCGCGCCGAAGGTCGCCGAGCAGATCGTGTCCATCGTCGCGGACCGGAACCCGAACCTGATCGTGGTGACGGACGACGTGTACGGGACCTTCGTCGAGGGCTTCCGCTCGCTGGCCGCGGACCTGCCGCGCAACGCGCTGCTGGTGTACTCGTACTCCAAGCACTACGGCGCCACCGGCTGGCGGCTCGGCGTGATCGGGCTGCACGACGACAACGTCATCGACGACATGCTGCGGGCGCAGGACGCGGCGCAGAAGGCCCGGCTGGAGAGCCGGTACGGAACGCTGTCCCTGGAACCGGAGAAGATCCGGTTCATCGACCGGCTGGTCGCGGACTCCCGGCAGGTGGCGCTGAACCACACGGCGGGCCTCTCGCTGCCGCAGCAGGTGATGATGACGCTCTTCTCGCTGTTCGACATGCTGGACGAGGGCCAGGCGTACAAGGCCCGGATCCGCTCGATCGTCCGCCAGCGCCTCGAACTCCTCCTGGAGGGCGCCCACATGAAGATCTCGGAGGACCCCAAGCGGGCCGCGTACTACATCGAACTCGACCTGCTGGCCGAGGCGGAGCGCACCCTGGGCAAGGAGTTCGCCGACTATCTGGAGCAGAACTACGAGCCCGTCGACCCGCTGTTCCGGCTGGCCGAGCAGACGTCCGTGGTGCTGCTGAACGGCGGCGGCTTCGACGGCCCCGAGTGGTCGGTCCGGG